Proteins encoded by one window of Manis pentadactyla isolate mManPen7 chromosome X, mManPen7.hap1, whole genome shotgun sequence:
- the LOC130681903 gene encoding melanoma-associated antigen 1-like, giving the protein MPLGARSVQCPLEEAQEEAREGQGLEGAQPSPQAGPATLESESHAHSSSSHGDEAAGDARASLQDALHRKNLQLVAFLLLKYRAKELTTKAEMLELVAQDHQDPFPVTFSQASKDLQLVFGMDVTEVDPSGHSYVLVPTLGLTWDGVNEEQRLPKTGLLALFLGVVLLWGGRVPEEEAWQLLSAGKVYPGREHLVYGQPREFITGVWVQYLEYRQVPDSDPARFDLLWGPRAHAEASKVQVQQFLLRLLSRPRATWARASGLLFFPTPWKWVFVSSGTSSCCSFS; this is encoded by the coding sequence ATGCCTCTGGGCGCAAGGAGTGTGCAGTGCCCATTGGAGGAGGCCCAGGAGGAGGCGAGAGAAGGCCAGGGCCTGGAGGGGGCCCAGCCCTCGCCCCAGGCTGGGCCAGCCACCCTGGAAAGTGAGTCACATGCCCATAGCTCCAGCAGCCATGGGGACGAGGCCGCAGGGGATGCCAGGGCCTCTCTCCAAGATGCGCTGCACAGGAAGAATCTGCAGCTGGTGGCCTTCCTGCTCCTCAAGTACCGCGCCAAGGAGCTGACCACGAAGGCAGAGATGCTGGAGCTGGTTGCCCAGGATCACCAGGACCCCTTCCCTGTGACCTTCAGCCAAGCCTCCAAGGATTTGCAGCTGGTCTTTGGCATGGATGTGACGGAAGTGGACCCCAGTGGCCACTCCTATGTCCTGGTCCCCACCCTGGGCCTCACCTGGGATGGGGTGAATGAAGAGCAGCGCCTGCCCAAGACTGGCCTCCTGGCGCTGTTCCTGGGCGTGGTCCTCCTGTGGGGAGGCCGGGTCCCTGAGGAGGAAGCCTGGCAGTTGCTGAGTGCTGGGAAGGTGTACCCTGGGAGGGAGCACCTCGTCTATGGGCAGCCCAGGGAGTTCATCACCGGGGTCTGGGTGCAGTACCTGGAGTACAGGCAGGTGCCCGACAGCGATCCCGCTCGCTTCGACCTGCTCTGGGGCCCCAGGGCCCACGCAGAGGCTAGCAAGGTGCAGGTCCAGCAGTTTTTGCTCAGGCTCCTAAGCAGGCCCAGGGCCACGTGGGCTAGAGCCTCTGGGCTCCTGTTCTTCCCGACCCCATGGAAGTGGGTCTTTGTTTCCTCTGGCACGTCTTCCTGTTGCTCCTTTTCATAG
- the TMEM185A gene encoding transmembrane protein 185A isoform X1: MNLRGLFQDFNPSKFLIYACLLLFSVLLALRLDGIIQWSYWAVFAPIWLWKLMVIVGASVGTGVWARNPQYRAEGETCVEFKAMLIAVGIHLLLLMFEVLVCDRIERGSHFWLLVFMPLFFVSPVSVAACVWGFRHDRSLELEILCSVNILQFIFIALRLDRIIHWPWLVVCVPLWILMSFLCLVVLYYIVWSVLFLRSMDVIAEQRRTHITMALSWMTIVVPLLTFEILLVHKLDGHNAFSCIPIFVPLWLSLITLMATTFGQKGGNHWWFGIRKDFCQFLLEIFPFLREYGNISYDLHHEDNEETEETPVPEPPKIAPMFRKKTRVVITQSPGKALKANGLKGAMTFHQDTSVGWLGPRRWRRRQLVVCTQCLACYVKPIYEGHLAQLNGQDVGELTGGPGILTLSDVT, from the exons TAAATTCCTCATCTATGCCTGTTTGCTGCTGTTCTCTGTGCTACTGGCCCTTCGTCTGGATGGCATCATTCAGTGGAGTTACTGGGCTGTTTTTGCTCCAATATGGCTGTGGAAGTTAATGGTCATTGTCGGAGCCTCGGTTGGAACTGGAGTCTGGGCACGAAATCCCCAGTATCG AGCAGAAGGAGAAACGTGTGTGGAGTTTAAAGCCATGTTAATCGCAGTGGGCATCCACTTGCTCCTGTTGATGTTCGAAGTCTTGGTCTGTGACAGGATCGAGAGAGGAAGCCACTTCTGGCTGCTGGTCTTCATGCCGCTCTTCTTTGTCTCCCCGGTTTCGGTTGCAGCTTGTGTTTGGGGCTTTCGACATGACAGGTCACTGGAG TTAGAAATCCTGTGTTCTGTCAACATTCTTCAGTTTATATTCATTGCCTTAAGACTGGACAGGATCATCCACTGGCCCTGGCTT gttGTGTGTGTCCCCTTATGGATTCTCATGTCCTTTCTGTGCTTGGTGGTCCTCTATTACATTGTGTGGTCTGTCCTGTTCCTGCGCTCCATGGACGTGATTGCAGAGCAGCGAAGGACACACATAACCATGGCACTGAGCTGGATGACCATTGTTGTGCCTCTGCTTACTTTTGAG ataCTGCTGGTTCACAAACTGGATGGCCACAACGCGTTCTCTTGTATCCCAATATTTGTCCCCCTTTGGCTTTCCTTGATCACTCTGATGGCAACCACATTTGGACAGAAGGGAGGAAACCACT ggtggTTTGGTATTCGCAAAGATTTCTGTCAGTTTCTGCTTGAAATCTTCCCATTTTTGAGAGAATACGGAAATATTTCTTATGACCTCCATCATGAAgataatgaggaaactgaggaaaccCCAGTTCCAGAACCTCCTAAAATTGCTCCTATGTTTCGGAAGAAGACCAGGGTGGTTATCACTCAGAGCCCTGGCAA GGCCCTCAAAGCCAATGGACTCAAAGGCGCTATGACCTTCCATCAGGACACCAGTGTGGGTTGGCTGGGCCCCAGGAGGTGGAGGAGAAGACAGCTGGTGGTTTGCACCCAATGCTTGGCATGTTACGTTAAACCCATATACGAGGGTCACCTTGCCCAGCTCAATGGCCAGGATGTCGGCGAGCTGACAGGTGGACCAGGTATCCTGACCCTTTCTGATGTCACTTGA
- the TMEM185A gene encoding transmembrane protein 185A isoform X2, whose protein sequence is MNLRGLFQDFNPSKFLIYACLLLFSVLLALRLDGIIQWSYWAVFAPIWLWKLMVIVGASVGTGVWARNPQYRAEGETCVEFKAMLIAVGIHLLLLMFEVLVCDRIERGSHFWLLVFMPLFFVSPVSVAACVWGFRHDRSLELEILCSVNILQFIFIALRLDRIIHWPWLVVCVPLWILMSFLCLVVLYYIVWSVLFLRSMDVIAEQRRTHITMALSWMTIVVPLLTFEILLVHKLDGHNAFSCIPIFVPLWLSLITLMATTFGQKGGNHWWFGIRKDFCQFLLEIFPFLREYGNISYDLHHEDNEETEETPVPEPPKIAPMFRKKTRVVITQSPGNVLGILALPEN, encoded by the exons TAAATTCCTCATCTATGCCTGTTTGCTGCTGTTCTCTGTGCTACTGGCCCTTCGTCTGGATGGCATCATTCAGTGGAGTTACTGGGCTGTTTTTGCTCCAATATGGCTGTGGAAGTTAATGGTCATTGTCGGAGCCTCGGTTGGAACTGGAGTCTGGGCACGAAATCCCCAGTATCG AGCAGAAGGAGAAACGTGTGTGGAGTTTAAAGCCATGTTAATCGCAGTGGGCATCCACTTGCTCCTGTTGATGTTCGAAGTCTTGGTCTGTGACAGGATCGAGAGAGGAAGCCACTTCTGGCTGCTGGTCTTCATGCCGCTCTTCTTTGTCTCCCCGGTTTCGGTTGCAGCTTGTGTTTGGGGCTTTCGACATGACAGGTCACTGGAG TTAGAAATCCTGTGTTCTGTCAACATTCTTCAGTTTATATTCATTGCCTTAAGACTGGACAGGATCATCCACTGGCCCTGGCTT gttGTGTGTGTCCCCTTATGGATTCTCATGTCCTTTCTGTGCTTGGTGGTCCTCTATTACATTGTGTGGTCTGTCCTGTTCCTGCGCTCCATGGACGTGATTGCAGAGCAGCGAAGGACACACATAACCATGGCACTGAGCTGGATGACCATTGTTGTGCCTCTGCTTACTTTTGAG ataCTGCTGGTTCACAAACTGGATGGCCACAACGCGTTCTCTTGTATCCCAATATTTGTCCCCCTTTGGCTTTCCTTGATCACTCTGATGGCAACCACATTTGGACAGAAGGGAGGAAACCACT ggtggTTTGGTATTCGCAAAGATTTCTGTCAGTTTCTGCTTGAAATCTTCCCATTTTTGAGAGAATACGGAAATATTTCTTATGACCTCCATCATGAAgataatgaggaaactgaggaaaccCCAGTTCCAGAACCTCCTAAAATTGCTCCTATGTTTCGGAAGAAGACCAGGGTGGTTATCACTCAGAGCCCTGGCAA CGTCCTGGGGATATTGGCTTTGCCAGAAAACTAG